The DNA sequence CCTTCGTCGCCGCCGATCACCTTCAGGCTCGCCGACACCGCGTGCGCGACCGCCGGCGGCGCGGCCGTCGTGAAGATGTAGCTGCGCGCGCGCTGGATCATCCATTCGATCGCGGTCTCGTGCGCGACGACGAACGCGCCGGCGACGCCGGCGGCCTTGCCGAGCGTGCCGACGTAGACGAGGTTCGGCGAGCGCAGCGCGGCGGCCGCGAGCGCGCCGCGGCCTTGCGGGCCGAGCACGCCGAAGCCGTGCGCGTCGTCGACGACGAGCCATGCGCCGTGGCGTTCGGCCAGCGCGACGAGTTCGGCGAGCGGCGCGAGGTCGCCGTCCATGCTGAACACGGTGTCGCTGACGATCAGCTTCGTCGGCGCATCGGACGCATCGAGCAGCGCGCCGAGCGCGTGCATGTCGGCGTGCGGATAGATCTGCACGTTCGCGCGCGACAGCCGGATGCCGTCGATCAGCGACGCGTGGTTCAGCGCGTCGGAGAAGATCGTCGCCTGCTTGCCGGTGAGCGCGGTCATCGCGGCGAGGTTGGCCATGTAGCCGGTGCTGAAGTACAGCGCGCGCGGCGCGTCGGAGAAGCCGCCCGCGAAGCCGGCGAGTTCGTCCTCGAGGCGCGCGTGCGCGCGCGAATGGCCGCCGAGCAGATGCGAGCCGCCGCTGCCCGACCCGTAACGCTGCGCGCCTTCGGCGAACGCGGCGACGAGCGCCGGATGGGCGGCGAGGCCGAGGTAATCGTTGCTCGCGAAGCCGACGATGTCGCGGCCGTCGACGCGCATGTGCGCGTCGCAGGCGGTGTCGGCGGTGCGGCGCACGCGGCGCAGGCCCTGTGCGTCGAGCTCGGCGAGGCCGCGCTGCAGCGTGTCGAGCAGCGGCGTGGCGATGGGTGGCGCGCCCGGCTTCATCGTGCGGCCTCCGCGAGCGTGGCGTCGAGCGTGTCGCGCGTGCGTTGCGCGAGCCACGCGATGTCGTCGTCGGTCATCACGTACGGCGGCATCAGGTACACGGTCGTGCCGATCGGGCGCAGCAGCAGTTCGCGCTCGAGCGCGCGCTCGAAGAAGCGGCGCGAGAAGCCGCGCGCCGCGTCGCCGTCGAGCGCGACGTCGAACGCGAACAGCGTGCCACGCTCGCGCAGGTGGCGCACCTGCGGATGCGCGTCGAGCGGCGCGAGCGCGGCGCGCAGCGCGGCCGACTTGCGCGCGTTGGCGGCGAGCACGTCGTCGCGCGCGAACAGCTCGAGCGTGGCGACCGCCGCGCGGCACGCGAGCGGGTTGCCGGTGTACGAATGCGAATGCAGGAAGCCGCGCGTCGTGTCGTCGTCGTAGAACGCCGCGTACACGTCGTCGCGCGTGAGCACCAGCGACAACGGCAGATAGCCGCCGCTGATCCCTTTCGACAGGCACAGGAAATCGGGCCATACGCCGGCCTGCTCGCACGCGAAGAAGGTGCCGGTGCGGCCGCAGCCGACCGCGATCTCGTCGGCGATCAGATGCACGCCGAACTCGTCGCACAGCGCGCGCAGCCCGCGCACGTACGACGGATCGTGCATCGCCATGCCGGCCGCGCACTGCACGAGCGGCTCGACGAGCAGCGCGGCGATCTGCCCGGCGCGTTCGGCGAACAGGCGGCGTACGTCGCCGAGCGCGCGCTGCGCGACGTCGGCGGCCGTCTCGCCCGGCTGCGCGCCGCGCGCATCGGGCGAGGCGACCACGTGCGCGTTGCGGATCAGCGGGTCGTACGCATCCTTGAACAGCGCGACGTCGGTCACGCCGAGCGCGCCGATCGTCTCGCCGTGATAGCTGTTGGCGACGCACACGAATTCGCGCTTGTCCCCCTGGCCGCGATTGCGCCACGCGTGGAAGCTCATCTTCAGCGCGATCTCGACGGCCGATGCGCCGTCCGACGCGAAGAACGCGTGGCCGAGCGTGCGCGCGGTGAGCGCATGCAGCCGCTCGGCGAGTTCGATCGCCGGCTCGTGCGTGCAGCCGGCGAGCATCGCGTGCTCGAGCGTGTCGAGCTGGTCCTTCAGCGCGGCGTTGATGTGCGGAT is a window from the Burkholderia vietnamiensis LMG 10929 genome containing:
- the bioF gene encoding 8-amino-7-oxononanoate synthase — translated: MKPGAPPIATPLLDTLQRGLAELDAQGLRRVRRTADTACDAHMRVDGRDIVGFASNDYLGLAAHPALVAAFAEGAQRYGSGSGGSHLLGGHSRAHARLEDELAGFAGGFSDAPRALYFSTGYMANLAAMTALTGKQATIFSDALNHASLIDGIRLSRANVQIYPHADMHALGALLDASDAPTKLIVSDTVFSMDGDLAPLAELVALAERHGAWLVVDDAHGFGVLGPQGRGALAAAALRSPNLVYVGTLGKAAGVAGAFVVAHETAIEWMIQRARSYIFTTAAPPAVAHAVSASLKVIGGDEGDARRAHLAALIERTRALLRATRWQPVDSHTAVQPLVIGSNDATLAAMRALDARGLWVPAIRPPTVPAGTSRLRISLSAAHSFDDLARLEAALIAASEASA
- the bioA gene encoding adenosylmethionine--8-amino-7-oxononanoate transaminase; its protein translation is MSTPATDDWVARSLRAVWHPCTQMKHHERLPLVPVARGAGVWLYDRDGRRYFDAISSWWVNLFGHANPHINAALKDQLDTLEHAMLAGCTHEPAIELAERLHALTARTLGHAFFASDGASAVEIALKMSFHAWRNRGQGDKREFVCVANSYHGETIGALGVTDVALFKDAYDPLIRNAHVVASPDARGAQPGETAADVAQRALGDVRRLFAERAGQIAALLVEPLVQCAAGMAMHDPSYVRGLRALCDEFGVHLIADEIAVGCGRTGTFFACEQAGVWPDFLCLSKGISGGYLPLSLVLTRDDVYAAFYDDDTTRGFLHSHSYTGNPLACRAAVATLELFARDDVLAANARKSAALRAALAPLDAHPQVRHLRERGTLFAFDVALDGDAARGFSRRFFERALERELLLRPIGTTVYLMPPYVMTDDDIAWLAQRTRDTLDATLAEAAR